A genomic region of Nymphaea colorata isolate Beijing-Zhang1983 chromosome 2, ASM883128v2, whole genome shotgun sequence contains the following coding sequences:
- the LOC116247659 gene encoding 60S ribosomal protein L37a-1 isoform X1 — protein sequence MTKRTKKVGIVGKYGTRYGASLRKQIKKMEVSQHAKYFCDFCGKFAVKRKAVGIWGCKDCGKVKAGGAYTLNTASAVTVRSTIRRLREQIEV from the exons ACAAAGCGTACAAAGAAGGTTGGAATTGTTGGCAAATACG GCACAAGATATGGTGCCAGTCTGCGTAAGCAGATCAAAAAAATGGAAGTGAGTCAGCATGCCAAGTATTTCTGTGACTTCTGTGGCAAG TTTGCAGTGAAGAGGAAAGCAGTGGGCATCTGGGGATGCAAGGACTGTGGCAAAGTGAAAGCTGGAGGTGCCTACACATTAAA CACTGCGAGTGCCGTTACCGTTAGGAGTACCATTCGTCGGTTGAGGGAGCAGATCGAGGTGTAG